CTGTGAAGCAGCGGAAATTACAGCTCGTAATGTTCAACCCGCAcatccatcagcagcagcaacaacagcagcagcagcagcagcagcagtttcaccAGCATCTGCGGCAGCTACAGCAACTTTTCCAGCAGCAGCCTCCGCCTCCCCCTCCGCCGCAGCCGCCTCCTGGGCATCATGTCgcccatcaccaccaccagaCACCGCGGTAAGCACGTTAAATCGAGACCGGGGATTAGACGGGGCCTCCTGGGTACTGCATGTTGCTAGACAGCTCGAGGTCCTGTCATAACATATAAAGACAGTACAATTTAGACAGAGGATACCAGAATATTTGAATAGCCACTTGTTTCTGTGGGATCATACTTTGTACTCTATATTGTTGTTTTGAAGTTCTTGCTCTGTGGTTGAGCACTGGTGTTCtataaaacaatcaaaaccTTAAATTGACTCTGAGCCAAAGCTGATAAGAAGATGGCTGATAAATCAAGTCAGAGCCACTTGCTTGTGTTGAAATATAACTTGATGGCGGTGCGGGTGTCTCTCTTAGGACCTGTTTTTCGCAGTAACACTGACATTGCCAGGGCTGCTAGTCTCATTGGGACCGAattctggtcctaatgaagcaggtTTAAGGGGTTAAGGTTGAGcagtggttaggttaaagttagggttaaaCATGAACTTGgcaaacactttgtttaggttgCCCAAATAAATGTtagtcatgtgtgtgttgtctttgtgtttattaCCTAATtttttcacagtgtgtgtgtgcgcgcgcgtgtgcgtgtgtgcgtgtgtgtgtgtgtgtgtgtgtgtgtgtgtgtgtgagtgaaaaatgAATTTCCACATTAACCAGACAGCAGACTCTTCTCTTCAGGATGTGGCTGTTTTACTGAAACTTTTTATTTGCCACAGATTTCTGTAACCTTTTCTCAGCTGAACTCATGCttcatatgtttgtttgttttttttatttgctgcaCAGACCCATGCCTGTACCTCCGCAGGCTGCCCCTTCCCCCAGGATGGTCAACCTGTGCCAGACGACCCAGACTACCATCCTTGCTCCTAATCCCATGCTGCAGGGGGCCATTCTAATGCAGCAGATGCAGGGTACTGAAGAGATTactgtttaaaaacagcaatatcTGGAAAGGAGCAAATCCTTCATCCACAGTGCatagttttaaatataaacaaatttcagttacattcaaaccactgtcaaattaTGTCATACAGTGGTGATTAAGGCTATCAactccacatgactctgtgtgttATGTGTCACCCTGTGACAACCCCCTCACTTAACAATGGAAGTTATGATATGTAagtcaagacagatggatgcaacagcaacattgtgctagtaaagagAGTCAGATTGCAGGTTTGGAGTGTgatggaaaacacaaaatattgcCCTTGAAAAAAGTTAATTCTAAAACCAGTCAATCAGCAGTTTTACAGGATAAACGCTTTATTCCTCAGTGACGTTTGAtggtattgcttgacagagcccacgTTGAGATAATGGATGCTTACAAATAATGTTTCATCATTCACAAAGgctaaataaacaacaacaaacccaaAAATCATCAGAAGTTTAAAgtatgaaaaaaactaaaccacCTTTCCTGCTCTCCTTTTGTCCAGGTAACATGCGGGGCTTTGGGATGGGGGGTGGGCAGCAGTTCCGTCAGTTCTTCGGTGCCAGGTCATCTCTGCTTGGGCCAGTTCCCATGGGCATGGCCATCAAGCCTCCTATCATGGGTTTCCCTGCTGCTCGACCCTTTCACCCACACGCTCgctactacaacaacaacaacagcaacaccaccaccactacagCCACCAACACAGCCccttccttttcctcttcattCTCCTCTTCATCCACCACCACAGTAAATACAACAGCACCATTGTTAAAATTATAAATACTGTGTGGATTTTTATCGTACCTAACATGAGGGCTGTGTTAATCTCAGATGCACTTAGATTTAATGACCAACTAAGAGATGATTAATGATAATTCACTGCTAATCAGGGTTTACCTTCAACCTTTCAAAGTATCAGATCTTTACTTCTAGGACAAGTATTGAGTTAAGCAGAATACAGGAAAAAGCTAAATCAAGCTTAAGCCACAcagaatactttattttttcagCTAACATTATTagttttaattgtaaaaaaaatacctaACTTCCCTGTTTCATCTTCAAATAAAAGGTCTCCCCTGTGTAATTTTCTCAAACTTGAAAGTGTAATCATGTCAGTTGCAGGTAGCATTGatgattttgatgacatttttgtaatatatatatgctaagcctcctttcctctccttgtgtgtgtagGATCCCATAGTTCATCAGCCAGACAAGAaacaggagagtgagcagttagCAACAGGGAGCACAGAGGACCAGCCTGCAGCGAACAGTACCAGTGAACCCAACAATACATCTGAAACAGGTAAAGCTGGCAGTGCTTTAGTTTGTTAGGAGATGCAACATGGGTTGATTATAATGCATAAACTTTAAACTTGGActgtgaacatttgtttttacatgatGCTGTTATTCTTTCTTTCAAGTGTCGGTTTCACCGTTTCCCCTAACAGTTGTAGTGGTGGAAGAAAAAGATGGACCCACACAGGTCTTGGAGGAGCAAGTGGAAGAACCTGCAGTGAAAAAGCGGAGAACAGAGGGGTGaagaaaatataatttattgcttttattaaaaAGGTTGTCATGAATCTTATCACATGATCAGTGTTTAACTTCTCAAAAAAAGggaattaaaacataaatatatagaaGTGTTCTGGCTCATAAACCTTGCTAACTACAAATGTCCTTCACCTCTTCCAATGTGGGGGACACGGTGTCCAGTATGTCCATCAGTAGGTCTTCAAATTCTGTGGTAAAATTCAAAAACCTTTTGTGTTGAAAACATGTTGTTAATGTTAAAGAAACTTGAGGTGGACTCAAATTCTGAGCAGACTTTCAAAGTTGAATGTTTCTAAGGATTCCACATAATTTTCTGTTCTGTGGGTATGAAGATGGTTGACATTGAATTGTGactcttatttttttccttccctcagGTCAGAGACAATAACTATTGTAGATGCCGAGGCTAAGGTTCCTTCTGCAgagtgcaacaacaacacagaagagTGTCAGCCTGACGGTATAACACACTTGAATCTAAGGTCGTAGAGTAGATGTATTTTAGATActtcatatatacagtaaatctgTAATTTAGTCTACAGGTATTGAGGTACTGGTCAGTTGAAATGAACACTCCTTCTTTGTTTTGGACTTGAACAGATTGCGTCCTTTTGGAAGGAGGTTCCTCAGTGGAATCAGATGTTGAGATGCCGGAGGAAAGCGGAGCTGATGAGGTGAGAACGAACCTTTGAAACCCCCATGACATCAATGTGATATTCGCCATACCCTTCCACACCTCTacatctgtttttgtcttttggtGCAGAGCTGTTTGTTTGCCCCGTCACCCTCCGGCAGACTTGGTGAAGATGACCAGCAGGTTGATTTACTCGAAGAGGAGCTGCCACTGGAGAAAGACAACTCCTTGGGTTCACCAGGCAACCACGATGAAGGGGAGGAGGGCGTAGCTGACGGCACCAACAAGTTTTACTGCTACCTCTGCAGTATTACCTGCCACAACCAGCAAGTGGGTTTGAACGTATATGCTGTACAAAGGCTGTAGTAGAATGCAATTGCTCATATTTAAAAGACTGAAAATGACGCCCTGTTCTGTTTTTATAGAATTTCAGGAGTCACATGAACAGCATTTCCCACCAGCAGAGGATGATGGAGATCCAACACATGAGCAACGCCTGTCTGGTCACACTACTGCCACGAGTGCAGGAGACTCTGCAGGGAGCAATGAAAGAGGGGTCagtttttaaatacacaaatatgtgGTTTTCAGCAACCTAGTTGTTTGAATGTAACTATAAACACGGCTTATTTTGTTtccaataaaacatttacttaGTTAAAGTAATAATAGCCTGTTCTTTGCAGAGAGAAAAAGGCAGACTTGAAGCGTTGGTGCGCCACCTGTCACACCCACTTCAGCAGTAGCATCATGGAACACCGTCGCACAGAGGAGCACAAAGTAATCAGCTGCTCACTTAATCTTTTCAATAAACGTCTGAGTTTAAGAACAGGTAGTACAACTCATCTGTTTGCAGATATAACCAAACTgatgtttctctttcttttctcagcTTGCCAGTAGAACAGCCATCTCCTCTTGCATGGTCTGCAAGAAACACTTCAGGACCTCCCAGATCTTTGTGGAGCACTTGCAGTCCCAGgagcacaaacagaaaatggacAAGGTTCTCATCATCCCGAATTATGAACAATGAAATTAAACCTAATTCTTAATGTACTTGTGCACCTCATCGACGTGTTTATTCCTGTTTACAAGCTCCAGGAAGAGGACGGCTGTGCAGCCTTGGCCAAACTTACTGCCATGGACACGGACGGCTTTTcaatggaagaggaggagggcagtgaaggggaggagggagaggaaagacagacaaataatgaagaagaagatgtctCAGAGAAGCAGGTAATTTGCATAAGATGTGAGTAAGTGGGTAAGTACTGTTGTGGAGATTTGATTATTAGGTGAGCCGACCAAGGAcggagtttctggagtcagagatgagttaagttgaaaagctttattggaagcagctcagatctgaggagaactgagatAATGCCGAACATGAACAAGTAGATGTTAACATGTCAGCCCTCCTGTGAGTCCCAGAGTTATGATATTTAAAGGGTTTTGGAGGCCTCTCTCTGCTGATACATTGAACTGACCTTTGGGAGGACTGCACAGTTGAGTTATCAGTCCTCTGTCGCAGTCAGGCCAGacacagcaaaaacataaaGAGGCCTTTGGGATTTGAGAGTTGTGGCTGACACCGTTGTTGTTGAGGTTTGTGCTAAGGAATGTAATCAGCTAATTTTAGAGAAGGCCAAATAATAAGTTTTTCTCTTACAAGTACTTAAATAACATTGTCAACACATAGTTGATCACTTTGTCTGTGGTGACCTGACACAGGATGACTCGTCGTCCCTTAAAGAAGTGACTCTGAAGAACATGGGCAGTGATGAGCAGTATGATCCTGACACAGTCtacggtgagtgagtgaaggttAAATCCCAGTTTGTTAAGATTTACGCATTGATTTTGCCAATATTATTGTGCAACAATGacaactgagtgtgtgtgatttcttttGCGGTAGGGTCCAGTTTCTTTGTTCCAGTCGCAGGTTTCATTTGCAGACTTTGCAAAAAGTTTTACCACTTTGAATCCTCTGCCCTTCACACTCACTGCAAATCACTGACGCACTTCGAGAACCTCAAGGTTGGTttttcatgatgatgatgataaatgacaTTACTGCCAAAAAATAGAGAGTAATAATGTAACTGATGATAAATGATTTAAAGATGTATGTTTTGCTTTGATCCCATATACcatatttactgtttttcttGCAGAGCTACAGAACATTGCTCAGTCAAAAGGGCGAGGTTGCAAAATCTCCTAGAGAATCTCTCTCGGCTACAGACAGCCTCAGGCCTGTAACGGAAAGCACCGTAGACGGCTCAGAGGACAATTCCTGTGACTCTGGTTCAGTGACGGACCAGAACTCAGAACAAGTGCAGTCCAACATTACATTAACTCAACATGAGGAAGAAACAGAACCTGACCCGACTGCACATGAGTCTCCCAACACCTCAGCGACCTGCACAGACCTCAGCCTCCACAGCAAAGACGACGAGAGTGCATCCACCGCTCCCCAGGAGACTCCTGCTGAGCTGCCTACtggcagcagagaggagccAGACTCTGAGCTGACAACAACAGTAGAGGATGCTAATGaaaagatggaggaagaggaggaggaagtggtggAAGCTCCTGCTATCCCAGGGAAAAAGAACGGCACAGGGAAGGCAAAAGCTGCACCCAAACGCAGGTCAGGGAGGGCCTCAAACAGACGCTGAGTGTAGAAAAGACGGGAAACCTGGTACAACCTTAGTGCAGGATGTATCGGTACGTGAACCGGTGCTTTCATCAAACAGCGACCAAGAAATACACaacacagcctctctctctctctctctctctccacactgGAAAATTAAACACACAATTAAATAGGAATGTTGATGATGAGGGACTGTTGTGGAACATGACCTGTCATGTGAATTGGTGTCCCAGGGTGGGGCAATTAATGtctgacacttttattttgtctcacAGTTGGATTGTAGTCTTCTTAAAGTGGGATTACAGGCGAATTAAATTACAGTATTTAGCATTTGACCCTAATGTAACACATTAATGTCAGTCTTGGATCCATGTGGCATAATTACATGTAGCACCAAGTGTTTACACCGGCAGCTGTTAATTGGATATTTTTTGACAGTTATGTCTGAATGAATCTTAATCATTTGGATTATCCTTTGGTCATTCTTTGCTTGATCCTGTTAAATATCACATCTGCAACATCCCAGAGGGTAATTTCTCTGAGATTAATGACTTTTGCTTTGGCATGATCACAAATTACAGGTGTACAAGGTCCAGTGAACTTAAAAATGGATTTCTTTGAAATTTGATTCCCCCAAAGCTCCACATGACATATAGTAACTCTGGTGTTGTAACATACTTCACATACATCAATAGCATTACTGTTATTGACCAAATACTCAattttaatgacatttccatgAGCCTCAGATGTAAAAAAGCAACACTTTAGATTCATGATCTTGTTTGAGTAGCAGTATTCTCAATCAGTTACTCTTCAAGTAGGTGAATGGTGGGTCATAATGATGGATTCATCTACATGTTGAATTAGTGAACACATTTATGGTTTTCCCACACACCTTTCTATATAATACAATCCGTTACTACCTTTTTGACACTATATGACTGAGGTTAGGGCTAGATTTTCTATCCAGCGGTTTCTgcctggattaaaaaaaacaaaattgttcATTTTACACCCTGCTGTCCTCAAGGATCAGCAATTTGATGAGGGctgatttttcaaaaatatctaGCAAGTTAGACAAACGATAGTTGACTTGTAGCAAAAGCTTTCAAGTGTAAAAGACTGATGATGGTCAAGTGGAGTCGTTCTCCACACTGCTAACCATTTAGCACATGCTTTTAGTGATCTCAAATTTAGAAATACGGTGTATGCTTCTGATTTAAAAGTGTTACAGTGGTACTTTGAAATGATGAACTGTCAAAGTGACGGTAGCAGGAAAGTTGTCAGCTGCACTGGGATTTTCACTGAAACAGCGTTTGTTGGTCCGCCATcagaaattatttttttattttgttgtatttgaaGCAGCCTTTCGTCATGTCGGGGAAAATGAAAGGCTTCCTGCTG
This Solea solea chromosome 19, fSolSol10.1, whole genome shotgun sequence DNA region includes the following protein-coding sequences:
- the ciz1a gene encoding cdkn1a interacting zinc finger protein 1a isoform X1, translated to MFNPHIHQQQQQQQQQQQQQFHQHLRQLQQLFQQQPPPPPPPQPPPGHHVAHHHHQTPRPMPVPPQAAPSPRMVNLCQTTQTTILAPNPMLQGAILMQQMQGNMRGFGMGGGQQFRQFFGARSSLLGPVPMGMAIKPPIMGFPAARPFHPHARYYNNNNSNTTTTTATNTAPSFSSSFSSSSTTTDPIVHQPDKKQESEQLATGSTEDQPAANSTSEPNNTSETVSVSPFPLTVVVVEEKDGPTQVLEEQVEEPAVKKRRTEGSETITIVDAEAKVPSAECNNNTEECQPDDCVLLEGGSSVESDVEMPEESGADESCLFAPSPSGRLGEDDQQVDLLEEELPLEKDNSLGSPGNHDEGEEGVADGTNKFYCYLCSITCHNQQNFRSHMNSISHQQRMMEIQHMSNACLVTLLPRVQETLQGAMKEGEKKADLKRWCATCHTHFSSSIMEHRRTEEHKLASRTAISSCMVCKKHFRTSQIFVEHLQSQEHKQKMDKLQEEDGCAALAKLTAMDTDGFSMEEEEGSEGEEGEERQTNNEEEDVSEKQDDSSSLKEVTLKNMGSDEQYDPDTVYGSSFFVPVAGFICRLCKKFYHFESSALHTHCKSLTHFENLKSYRTLLSQKGEVAKSPRESLSATDSLRPVTESTVDGSEDNSCDSGSVTDQNSEQVQSNITLTQHEEETEPDPTAHESPNTSATCTDLSLHSKDDESASTAPQETPAELPTGSREEPDSELTTTVEDANEKMEEEEEEVVEAPAIPGKKNGTGKAKAAPKRRSGRASNRR
- the ciz1a gene encoding cdkn1a interacting zinc finger protein 1a isoform X2 produces the protein MFNPHIHQQQQQQQQQQQQQFHQHLRQLQQLFQQQPPPPPPPQPPPGHHVAHHHHQTPRPMPVPPQAAPSPRMVNLCQTTQTTILAPNPMLQGAILMQQMQGNMRGFGMGGGQQFRQFFGARSSLLGPVPMGMAIKPPIMGFPAARPFHPHARYYNNNNSNTTTTTATNTAPSFSSSFSSSSTTTDPIVHQPDKKQESEQLATGSTEDQPAANSTSEPNNTSETVVVVEEKDGPTQVLEEQVEEPAVKKRRTEGSETITIVDAEAKVPSAECNNNTEECQPDDCVLLEGGSSVESDVEMPEESGADESCLFAPSPSGRLGEDDQQVDLLEEELPLEKDNSLGSPGNHDEGEEGVADGTNKFYCYLCSITCHNQQNFRSHMNSISHQQRMMEIQHMSNACLVTLLPRVQETLQGAMKEGEKKADLKRWCATCHTHFSSSIMEHRRTEEHKLASRTAISSCMVCKKHFRTSQIFVEHLQSQEHKQKMDKLQEEDGCAALAKLTAMDTDGFSMEEEEGSEGEEGEERQTNNEEEDVSEKQDDSSSLKEVTLKNMGSDEQYDPDTVYGSSFFVPVAGFICRLCKKFYHFESSALHTHCKSLTHFENLKSYRTLLSQKGEVAKSPRESLSATDSLRPVTESTVDGSEDNSCDSGSVTDQNSEQVQSNITLTQHEEETEPDPTAHESPNTSATCTDLSLHSKDDESASTAPQETPAELPTGSREEPDSELTTTVEDANEKMEEEEEEVVEAPAIPGKKNGTGKAKAAPKRRSGRASNRR